The DNA region AATTTTCATCTTCTTCAAATAAAGCGGATCTTGTAAAAAGTGTTATTTTTTGTACATCTTTAATTCTTTTAGTAACAATTTCGACCATTCCGTTTAATGCTGATTTTCTGGTACGTTCGATTTTTATAGGTTTAACCTCTCCATCGACAAATTCGCTTATGGGATTAATTTTTAATAAAATTCCAAGAAATTTAGCTGCTTTACCTATCCTTCCCCCTGCTTCCATGTATTTTAAGGTTTTAACGGTGAAAACAAGAGTTGTCTTTTCAATTAGCTTTTTAGCTATTTCGGATAATTCTTTAAACGATTCCATTCCTTCTTTTATATATTGAGCAATTTTTAATTCTATGGCCGATTGTCCCGCCGAACATGTTAAAGTATCTATAATTTCAATAGAACAATCTTTATAATCACTCAAAAACTCTTTTTTTGCTACATTAGCGTTTTGATTACTTGCCGATAATTTACTGGATATAGTTGTTACTATAATTTTTCTATATCCTTCTTTATATTTTTCCTCAAAAGCCTGATACCAATCATTAACGTTTGGTGCCGAAGTTTTAGGTAATAAATTAGGATCTTCTTCCATCTTTTCATATAACTCTTTATCTGAAATTTCTTTACCTTGTACTAAATAGTTACTTCCATCTAAAGTTATGTAAAATGGAACCTTTTTTATATTATATTCTTCCAAAAATTTTT from Petrotoga sp. 9PWA.NaAc.5.4 includes:
- a CDS encoding DegV family protein, which translates into the protein MKLIAQIGDSGGMLPEKFLEEYNIKKVPFYITLDGSNYLVQGKEISDKELYEKMEEDPNLLPKTSAPNVNDWYQAFEEKYKEGYRKIIVTTISSKLSASNQNANVAKKEFLSDYKDCSIEIIDTLTCSAGQSAIELKIAQYIKEGMESFKELSEIAKKLIEKTTLVFTVKTLKYMEAGGRIGKAAKFLGILLKINPISEFVDGEVKPIKIERTRKSALNGMVEIVTKRIKDVQKITLFTRSALFEEDENYIINKLKESLNYQKEIYSGVLEAVIGVHAGPGAIGIAFTEF